One segment of Fuscovulum ytuae DNA contains the following:
- a CDS encoding Crp/Fnr family transcriptional regulator, with amino-acid sequence MDWMSEIGAILPETRAELAALQRRGLPRGLDLFAPGDRAQGFPLVLSGRVEVFLTGPSGREILLYAVERGQSCIQTTLGLLGDEPYSGTAATVSDAEVVTIPKPLFLRLMDRDPAFRGFVLRSFGQRMADLTRLLEAVAFGRVEARLAGALLDLAEAGVVRATQSEIAARIGSAREVVSRKLDAFGKSGWVATDRGEVHLRDLAALRRAAGR; translated from the coding sequence AACGGCGTGGCTTGCCAAGGGGGTTGGATCTATTTGCGCCGGGGGATCGGGCACAGGGCTTTCCACTGGTCCTGTCTGGGCGGGTCGAGGTGTTTTTGACCGGGCCTTCGGGGCGCGAGATCCTCCTTTACGCCGTGGAGCGGGGGCAAAGCTGCATCCAGACGACGCTGGGCCTTTTGGGGGATGAACCCTATTCCGGCACCGCCGCCACGGTCAGCGACGCAGAGGTGGTGACCATCCCGAAACCCCTTTTCCTGCGGCTGATGGATCGTGATCCAGCCTTTCGCGGCTTTGTGCTGCGGTCTTTCGGGCAGCGGATGGCAGATCTCACGCGGTTGTTGGAAGCAGTGGCCTTTGGCCGGGTCGAAGCGCGGCTGGCGGGCGCGCTCCTCGATCTGGCAGAGGCGGGGGTGGTGCGGGCCACGCAATCCGAAATTGCCGCCCGGATCGGTTCAGCGCGCGAGGTGGTGTCGCGCAAGCTGGATGCCTTTGGCAAATCGGGCTGGGTGGCCACGGACCGGGGCGAGGTGCATCTGCGTGACCTCGCCGCCCTGCGGCGGGCGGCGGGGCGGTGA